Proteins from one Terriglobus tenax genomic window:
- a CDS encoding sigma-54 interaction domain-containing protein — protein sequence MIIDVSSRPPRDRASLAALADQLGKHRIWLALPLGLSPWATDAEQLSIRNFLKVPMQRTDLEEVIAQISEAPAAELHRERAAETPSRPFHLEDIPHNRYFLAASPSMMRIYENILLLAAVDVPVLILGESGVGKDVVANLLHKHSRRSPYTFSSVNCAALPPDLLESELFGYEAGAFTGAVKAKPGKFELADRGTLLLDEIGEMSAPMQAKLLHVLQDGRYSRLGARTVSTADVRVIAATNVNIENAISDKLFREDLYYRISAFTINIPPLRERREEIPFLVEQMVKRQSAQFHQDPVYISPHMMSVLQEYHWPGNLRELANAVIRIQILKGNEASIADIESKVLGKPTLVQACPVEISGPDGNVDHMRSIVRNFKDQTESRLIQQALEAARWNRRHAAAALRISYRTLLYKIDQYHLKEAKAPLRMSTGG from the coding sequence GTGATCATCGATGTATCTTCCCGTCCGCCACGTGACCGGGCTTCCCTGGCAGCGCTTGCCGATCAGCTTGGCAAGCACCGTATCTGGCTGGCTCTCCCCCTGGGACTAAGCCCATGGGCCACCGATGCTGAACAGCTCTCCATACGGAACTTCCTGAAGGTGCCGATGCAGCGCACCGACCTGGAAGAGGTGATCGCGCAGATCTCCGAAGCTCCAGCAGCCGAACTCCATCGGGAACGTGCGGCAGAGACGCCTTCCAGGCCCTTCCACCTGGAAGACATCCCCCACAACCGCTACTTCCTGGCCGCCAGCCCGTCCATGATGAGGATCTACGAGAACATCCTGCTGCTCGCCGCAGTGGACGTCCCTGTCCTGATCCTGGGCGAAAGCGGGGTAGGCAAGGACGTTGTCGCCAACCTGCTGCACAAACACTCTCGACGCTCGCCCTATACCTTCAGCTCGGTGAACTGTGCTGCCCTGCCGCCTGACCTTCTGGAAAGCGAGCTGTTCGGCTATGAAGCCGGCGCATTCACGGGAGCGGTCAAGGCTAAGCCGGGTAAGTTTGAGTTAGCCGACCGCGGGACTCTTCTGCTGGACGAAATTGGCGAGATGAGCGCCCCTATGCAGGCGAAGCTTCTCCATGTTCTGCAGGATGGCCGTTATTCCCGTTTGGGCGCCAGAACTGTCTCCACAGCCGATGTCCGTGTCATTGCCGCCACGAACGTCAATATAGAAAATGCAATCTCCGACAAGCTGTTCCGCGAGGATCTTTACTATCGCATCAGCGCCTTTACGATCAATATTCCGCCGCTTCGCGAGCGCCGGGAAGAGATCCCCTTCCTTGTGGAGCAGATGGTCAAGCGCCAGTCTGCCCAGTTCCACCAGGATCCGGTGTACATCTCTCCGCACATGATGTCTGTCCTGCAGGAGTACCACTGGCCTGGTAACCTTCGTGAGTTGGCAAACGCGGTAATCCGCATTCAGATACTCAAGGGCAACGAAGCCTCCATTGCGGACATCGAGAGCAAGGTTCTCGGTAAACCGACGCTGGTACAGGCCTGCCCGGTTGAGATCAGCGGACCTGACGGCAATGTTGACCACATGCGCTCGATCGTACGTAACTTCAAGGACCAGACCGAGAGCCGTTTGATTCAACAGGCACTGGAGGCTGCACGCTGGAATCGTCGTCACGCTGCAGCAGCACTTCGCATCAGCTACCGGACCCTGCTTTATAAGATCGACCAGTACCACCTGAAGGAAGCAAAAGCTCCGCTCCGCATGTCAACGGGCGGATAA
- a CDS encoding VWA domain-containing protein, which translates to MVLLQGGLSAQEENSRIRINVVLVQLSVTVTDAKGNYIGGLKPEDFVVTEDKIPERLAGFEEGVTTQTRATEEAAPTGPPAPVPTFGEAALPASTVVAGPQATGANVFILFDTSNYMYRGFVFAQDAIADFIRSLEGVSNVAFYSYSRNLSKITPLTGDRGAVLRGVRNTVAGDDEALYNSLLLTLKDAAPLRGRKAIVVFSNGPDNASMVPPEDVAELAQSTGTIIYMISTRDALNDEASMTVFERISKATGGKAYFSKSWKDEKAAFESIREDLAHLYSLSYYPAPNPNQGWRTITVRLTGKNMQKFRIRTREGYRLQQTSQVAPIAPPAREWPGVPLPHPQQP; encoded by the coding sequence GTGGTCTTGCTCCAGGGAGGTCTGAGCGCGCAGGAAGAGAACTCCCGCATTCGCATCAACGTCGTGCTGGTACAACTCAGCGTCACCGTTACAGATGCGAAAGGAAACTATATTGGCGGCTTGAAGCCAGAGGACTTTGTCGTCACCGAGGATAAGATTCCGGAGAGGCTGGCCGGCTTCGAAGAGGGTGTCACGACACAGACACGCGCCACGGAAGAAGCCGCACCAACGGGTCCTCCGGCACCTGTGCCTACCTTCGGAGAGGCGGCGCTGCCTGCCTCCACGGTTGTTGCAGGGCCACAAGCCACGGGAGCGAACGTCTTCATCCTGTTCGATACCAGCAACTACATGTACCGCGGCTTTGTGTTTGCGCAGGATGCAATTGCCGATTTCATCCGCTCCCTGGAAGGCGTCAGCAATGTCGCCTTCTATTCCTACAGCCGCAACCTGTCCAAGATTACGCCGCTGACAGGCGACCGTGGCGCTGTGCTGCGGGGCGTTCGCAATACTGTCGCCGGAGACGACGAAGCGCTTTACAACAGCCTGCTGCTCACCCTGAAAGATGCCGCCCCGTTGCGCGGACGCAAGGCCATCGTGGTCTTCTCCAACGGACCGGATAACGCCAGCATGGTGCCGCCGGAAGATGTGGCCGAGTTAGCGCAGTCCACCGGCACCATCATCTACATGATCAGCACGCGCGACGCGTTGAACGATGAAGCGTCCATGACGGTGTTTGAGCGCATCAGCAAGGCCACCGGTGGGAAGGCCTACTTCTCCAAGAGCTGGAAGGACGAAAAGGCCGCCTTTGAATCCATCCGCGAAGACCTGGCCCATCTCTACTCACTGAGTTACTATCCGGCCCCTAACCCTAACCAGGGATGGCGCACCATCACCGTGCGGCTGACGGGAAAGAACATGCAGAAGTTCAGGATTCGCACCCGCGAAGGCTATCGCCTGCAGCAGACGTCGCAGGTTGCCCCCATAGCTCCACCGGCACGAGAATGGCCCGGCGTACCACTGCCTCACCCTCAGCAGCCATAA
- a CDS encoding winged helix-turn-helix domain-containing protein has translation MIPCRCCEMNNITFFGEYTFEASPMVVMRGLEIINLPSKQLETLAVLLKANGEIVEKETFLTEVWGEVVVEEHNLTQTIFLLRKALGKLPNGQEYIETVPKRGYRISMAALHPDQIRLPLNKGLLDQTLSAEFTGADTIYVPQLTLGHARDRPARSGISRRFSPNIAGLGVAVLAVIAMLSVNDRANLLKARQLTRDGLRKDVEAPLIVRGEEVLFTELQHLQSVLADVSIHGGTVDRQILPFKTAQATGDDPNRDEILIASPADDQSVERVAAVSLKGGYHILGSLSGHSASWAPDGSHIAFIEGRQLAMADATGQNQRILATLPETPFRLAWSPDGDRIRFSLHESGDRQTIQELEVATGVVRPFLSGDANEHRACCGSWSPDGNYFVYLVGDSVSTSIWVRREPRLAWKGWPRSWEIASGPVDFWRSPVLGEHKEHIYALGEQTRSQLVQLDAARSPVFYGLSISSISYSHNGGWIAYVLTPDQSLWKSRIDGSERVQLTAPGEKARSPQWSPDDSRLSYLSTKKNDAWRAMQIDAQGTSPELLADGGSDLFDLTYSGGGDFVAFDRMPDEGARSAEGISILNTRDKHVEKLPESEGMWFARWSPDGRYLAALKKGRDELMIFDFTQKKWSSAATGMKIDGSTWDRKGEHLFFTAVKGDTYALFSFSPSRHALTEVTVLPERYVGDRSTRFLGVTDKNEVITAFQEGTVEVYDLEVELP, from the coding sequence TTGATCCCATGTAGGTGCTGTGAAATGAACAACATAACGTTCTTCGGTGAATACACATTTGAGGCCTCACCGATGGTTGTCATGCGTGGACTTGAGATTATTAATCTTCCGTCCAAGCAGCTGGAAACCCTGGCAGTTCTGTTAAAAGCCAATGGAGAGATTGTCGAAAAGGAGACCTTCCTTACCGAAGTGTGGGGAGAAGTAGTTGTTGAGGAGCACAACTTAACGCAGACAATTTTCCTGTTGCGTAAAGCCTTAGGGAAGTTACCAAATGGTCAGGAATACATAGAAACAGTACCCAAGCGTGGTTACCGGATTTCTATGGCGGCGTTGCATCCAGACCAGATACGGTTACCGCTCAACAAAGGTCTTCTGGATCAAACCCTCAGTGCTGAATTTACGGGGGCAGATACGATTTATGTCCCGCAGCTAACATTGGGACACGCACGGGATAGGCCTGCGCGCAGTGGTATATCTCGCAGGTTCAGCCCGAATATTGCCGGGCTAGGAGTTGCGGTGCTGGCAGTCATTGCAATGTTATCCGTCAATGATCGGGCAAACCTGCTAAAAGCCCGGCAATTGACACGGGATGGTCTGAGAAAAGATGTAGAGGCGCCCCTGATCGTACGCGGGGAAGAGGTGCTGTTTACCGAATTGCAACATCTGCAGTCTGTGCTGGCGGATGTTTCCATTCATGGTGGCACGGTTGACCGCCAGATTTTGCCGTTCAAGACAGCGCAGGCTACGGGAGATGATCCGAACAGGGATGAAATCCTGATTGCTTCGCCCGCCGATGATCAGTCTGTTGAGCGGGTCGCGGCCGTTTCGCTGAAAGGGGGGTACCACATTCTTGGAAGCCTTTCGGGGCACTCCGCCTCCTGGGCCCCTGACGGCAGCCACATTGCCTTTATTGAAGGGCGTCAGTTGGCCATGGCCGATGCAACAGGACAGAATCAGAGAATTCTTGCCACGCTTCCCGAAACTCCTTTTCGGCTTGCGTGGTCTCCGGACGGAGACCGGATTCGATTCTCATTGCATGAATCCGGAGACCGGCAGACGATCCAGGAACTGGAGGTTGCTACCGGAGTGGTACGGCCCTTTCTTTCAGGCGATGCCAATGAGCACAGGGCCTGCTGTGGTTCCTGGAGTCCTGACGGCAACTATTTTGTCTATCTAGTGGGAGATTCCGTTTCGACCTCCATCTGGGTGCGTCGCGAACCCCGCCTGGCCTGGAAGGGATGGCCGCGATCCTGGGAGATCGCGTCGGGCCCCGTCGACTTCTGGCGTTCGCCTGTACTGGGAGAACACAAGGAGCACATCTACGCCCTGGGGGAGCAGACCAGAAGCCAGCTTGTCCAGCTTGACGCCGCGCGGAGCCCGGTCTTCTACGGTCTGTCGATCAGCTCTATCAGCTACTCCCACAACGGCGGCTGGATTGCGTATGTCCTGACGCCGGATCAGTCGCTCTGGAAGAGCCGCATCGATGGCTCAGAGCGGGTTCAACTGACTGCCCCAGGAGAAAAGGCGCGTTCGCCGCAGTGGTCTCCGGATGACAGCCGCCTGAGTTATCTGAGTACAAAGAAGAATGATGCCTGGAGAGCGATGCAGATTGATGCACAGGGAACCTCTCCGGAGCTGCTGGCCGATGGAGGAAGCGATCTGTTCGATCTCACCTATTCCGGGGGAGGCGACTTCGTTGCGTTTGACCGGATGCCGGATGAAGGGGCCCGGTCTGCGGAGGGAATCTCGATTCTGAATACCAGGGATAAGCACGTGGAGAAACTTCCGGAGTCGGAGGGAATGTGGTTCGCGCGGTGGTCTCCGGACGGCCGCTACCTCGCTGCTCTGAAGAAGGGGAGAGACGAACTGATGATCTTTGATTTCACCCAGAAGAAGTGGTCCTCTGCCGCAACCGGCATGAAGATCGATGGCAGTACATGGGACCGAAAGGGAGAGCATCTTTTCTTCACCGCGGTGAAGGGTGATACCTACGCCCTCTTCTCTTTTTCGCCTTCCAGGCATGCCCTGACTGAGGTGACTGTTCTTCCGGAGCGGTATGTGGGTGACCGCTCCACGCGGTTTCTAGGCGTCACCGATAAGAACGAAGTGATCACAGCATTCCAGGAAGGAACCGTGGAGGTGTATGACCTGGAGGTAGAGCTTCCCTGA
- a CDS encoding carboxypeptidase-like regulatory domain-containing protein, with protein MKRRLIVLFVLLISSLGISIAQAVDSQQITGTVTDPSGAAVPQAEITVTNDATGNSRSVKSNEDGNYVVLNLPVGKYTLTTTVSGFKKSVIAGVQVDVGGKPSVPVTLELGQATETVEVQAGVVMIQTTTAEIGGVVTSQEATQIQLNGRNYVQLLTLQPGVSTTVASGFNIFGTYGVNGNSQSVNGIRTDSANYFIDGVDNKDNGGGGNNFVNISPDSLQQFRNVASSYDASYGGTSGATVSVAIKSGGRDFHGSAYEHIRNDAIQAYPYRFLSQQLANQTPVKAPLRYNDFGWTLGGPVWIPGVFNQNREKLFFFAAQEFKRLRNSTATVIAVPTPAAIQTAITNGSTATGRALASTVLTDPSGSYSYLSLNNNNQSEWLIKMDYNLNEKNQISGRFVHDNVMNVGNPTNFVIYDRTIPGLTSSLSWTHTFNSKIVNVLTGSYSGNIINEGGNIRANPQFRGAKILRSDYGLTYQTLYSASNIIPQITISGYSNPGVTPRQFDNSQRIYAIKDDLSMVFGNHSLKTGGYFWRARKNQTAPPALNGQFTFTSLANLVNGNFASYTEGSNIPQVQARFPQFETYVQDDWTVNRRLTVNLGLRWQLMPPISSWPNNTAFFDPTLFDQTKAATIGSNGSITSNPSPYNGLVLPGTGFSDKAKQVVSPTVYNNPAVQALFRGRPGGIVNTKYNTFAPRVGFAYDLTGKQSTVLHGGYGMSYERVEGNYIYGAASQLPFTAVASLASAGNADNLGSIGTAATPTNISNSADMNLAPPRIHNYSLGIQHKLFNNTSLELNYVGSRSTNLTYRKNLNQAAAGTEQANPGVQRNALRPYRGYGEIYQYTNGARANYNSLQFRMQTRFKQGGLATISYTWSKALTMGSTFDYQPQDSNNLAADYGPANFNQPKIFVASYVYPIPFWRNGKEWYKRVIGDWQISGVTRIANGLPINVVQASGQSVAGNLVTTANVAQRPNLVGNPYAKNGKQYLNAAAFATPAAGTYGNLGYDAIKGPLFNNWDAALQKNIRIHEQVSAEFRAEMFNVPNHMSMFTISNTLGATTFGQVTSSTGATDPRTMEFVFRLNF; from the coding sequence ATGAAGCGAAGACTTATCGTGCTCTTCGTTCTACTTATTTCGTCGTTAGGAATTTCCATCGCGCAGGCCGTGGACAGCCAGCAGATCACTGGCACTGTCACCGATCCCTCGGGCGCGGCGGTTCCGCAGGCGGAAATCACCGTTACCAATGACGCGACCGGCAACAGTCGCTCGGTGAAGTCCAACGAAGACGGCAACTACGTTGTTCTGAACCTGCCTGTCGGCAAGTACACCCTGACCACAACCGTTTCCGGTTTCAAGAAGTCGGTGATCGCGGGGGTCCAGGTGGACGTGGGCGGAAAGCCCTCGGTTCCTGTCACGCTTGAGCTTGGCCAGGCCACGGAAACCGTGGAGGTGCAGGCCGGCGTTGTCATGATCCAGACGACAACCGCTGAAATTGGTGGGGTTGTTACCAGCCAGGAGGCCACTCAGATTCAGTTGAATGGGCGTAACTACGTCCAGCTGCTGACACTGCAGCCCGGCGTTTCTACAACAGTAGCCAGCGGCTTCAATATCTTTGGAACCTACGGCGTTAACGGCAACTCGCAATCGGTCAACGGTATCCGTACCGATTCGGCCAACTATTTCATCGACGGTGTCGACAACAAGGACAACGGCGGTGGCGGTAATAACTTCGTCAACATCTCGCCGGACTCTCTGCAGCAGTTCCGCAACGTCGCTTCCAGCTACGACGCCAGCTACGGCGGCACCTCGGGTGCGACTGTCTCCGTGGCTATCAAGAGCGGCGGCCGTGACTTCCACGGCAGCGCGTACGAGCACATCCGCAATGACGCGATCCAGGCTTACCCGTATCGCTTCCTGAGCCAGCAGTTGGCCAATCAAACCCCGGTCAAAGCTCCGCTTCGTTACAACGATTTCGGCTGGACACTCGGTGGTCCGGTCTGGATCCCTGGCGTCTTCAACCAGAACCGCGAAAAGCTCTTCTTCTTCGCCGCGCAGGAGTTCAAGCGGCTGCGTAACTCCACGGCGACCGTTATCGCTGTGCCGACGCCGGCAGCGATCCAGACTGCCATTACCAATGGCTCGACCGCGACCGGACGCGCGCTTGCTTCCACCGTGCTGACGGACCCTTCGGGCAGCTACAGCTATCTCAGCCTGAACAACAACAACCAGTCTGAATGGCTCATCAAGATGGACTACAACCTGAATGAGAAGAACCAGATCAGCGGGCGCTTTGTCCATGACAACGTCATGAACGTCGGCAACCCGACCAACTTCGTGATCTATGACCGTACGATTCCGGGCCTGACCTCGTCGTTGTCCTGGACTCACACCTTCAATTCAAAGATCGTGAATGTTCTTACCGGTTCGTATTCGGGCAACATCATCAATGAAGGCGGCAACATCCGGGCCAATCCGCAGTTCAGAGGAGCAAAGATTCTTCGCTCTGACTACGGACTGACCTATCAGACGCTTTACAGCGCGTCCAACATCATTCCGCAGATCACCATCTCCGGATACAGCAACCCCGGTGTTACTCCGCGGCAATTTGATAACTCCCAGCGCATCTACGCCATCAAGGATGATCTCTCGATGGTCTTTGGCAACCACTCGCTGAAGACTGGCGGGTACTTCTGGCGCGCTCGTAAGAACCAGACAGCTCCTCCGGCACTCAATGGCCAGTTCACCTTTACCTCGCTGGCCAACCTGGTGAATGGCAACTTCGCAAGCTACACGGAGGGCAGCAACATTCCTCAGGTGCAGGCACGCTTCCCGCAGTTTGAAACCTATGTACAGGACGACTGGACCGTCAACCGTCGTTTGACCGTGAACCTGGGACTTCGCTGGCAGCTGATGCCTCCCATCTCCAGTTGGCCGAACAACACCGCTTTCTTTGATCCCACGCTGTTCGATCAGACCAAGGCAGCGACCATCGGATCGAACGGAAGCATTACCTCCAACCCGTCGCCGTACAACGGCCTTGTGCTGCCCGGGACCGGTTTCTCTGACAAGGCAAAGCAGGTTGTATCGCCGACTGTTTACAACAATCCGGCGGTACAGGCGTTGTTCCGTGGCCGGCCTGGTGGCATTGTCAACACGAAGTACAACACCTTCGCGCCTCGCGTGGGCTTTGCGTATGACCTTACCGGCAAGCAGTCAACCGTGCTCCATGGCGGCTATGGCATGTCGTATGAGCGCGTTGAGGGGAACTACATCTATGGCGCGGCATCGCAACTTCCGTTCACCGCGGTGGCTTCGCTGGCAAGCGCCGGTAACGCCGATAACCTCGGCAGCATCGGAACCGCGGCGACACCGACCAACATCTCTAACTCGGCCGATATGAACCTTGCGCCGCCGCGGATTCACAACTATAGCCTCGGCATCCAGCACAAGCTGTTCAACAACACATCCCTGGAACTGAACTATGTTGGTTCGCGTTCCACCAACCTGACGTATCGCAAGAACCTGAACCAGGCTGCTGCCGGCACGGAGCAGGCGAATCCGGGAGTACAGCGTAACGCGCTTCGCCCCTACCGTGGCTATGGTGAGATCTACCAGTACACCAACGGGGCGCGCGCGAACTACAATTCGCTGCAGTTCCGCATGCAGACTCGCTTTAAGCAGGGTGGACTTGCAACCATCTCCTATACCTGGTCCAAGGCCCTGACGATGGGTTCAACCTTCGACTACCAGCCGCAGGACAGCAATAACCTGGCAGCGGACTACGGCCCGGCAAACTTCAACCAGCCGAAGATCTTTGTCGCCAGCTATGTCTACCCCATTCCGTTCTGGCGGAACGGGAAGGAATGGTACAAGCGTGTGATCGGAGATTGGCAGATTTCCGGTGTGACTCGTATTGCGAATGGCCTGCCGATCAACGTCGTTCAGGCCTCCGGTCAGTCGGTTGCCGGCAACCTGGTCACCACGGCCAACGTTGCACAGCGCCCGAACCTGGTGGGAAATCCGTATGCCAAGAATGGTAAGCAGTATCTGAACGCTGCTGCATTCGCCACTCCGGCAGCCGGAACCTACGGCAACCTGGGTTATGACGCTATCAAGGGACCACTGTTCAACAACTGGGATGCCGCTCTGCAAAAGAACATCAGGATCCATGAGCAGGTTAGCGCGGAGTTCCGTGCTGAGATGTTCAATGTGCCCAATCACATGTCCATGTTCACGATTTCCAACACGCTGGGTGCTACGACCTTCGGGCAGGTAACCAGCTCCACGGGCGCAACCGACCCGCGGACGATGGAGTTCGTTTTCCGGCTGAACTTCTAA
- a CDS encoding NAD-dependent epimerase/dehydratase family protein: protein MTKRVLITGAAGFLGSHVTDLMLDKGYDVVGVDDMSHGNPANLESARHRPGFEFHALDVCDFDALQQAAGRVDVILHLAAYKIPRYENAKKTLLVNFHGTHNALQLAVEQNARFVITSTSDVYGKNPTVPFAEDGDSVLGPATVTRWAYAASKMFDEHLVLAIAEDSGIDATVLRIFGSYGPRQNLSWWGGPQSVFINAILKDEVIPIHGDGLQTRSFTFVEDTARGIVAAAESTRANREIVNIGNNAEITILELAQRIHRLCGKEGAPRIDLIPYDEIAGRKYEDVRRRVPDIRKAERLLGFRAEVPLEVGLMRTIAWQKKQLEAQESMKLALV, encoded by the coding sequence ATGACAAAGCGAGTACTTATTACGGGAGCCGCTGGCTTTCTTGGATCACACGTAACCGACCTGATGCTCGATAAGGGCTATGACGTTGTGGGGGTTGATGACATGTCGCACGGCAATCCGGCGAACCTGGAATCGGCACGTCACCGGCCAGGGTTTGAGTTCCATGCCCTGGACGTCTGCGATTTTGACGCATTGCAGCAGGCTGCCGGCAGGGTGGATGTCATCCTTCATCTTGCCGCCTACAAGATTCCGCGCTATGAGAATGCGAAGAAAACTCTACTGGTGAACTTTCACGGCACGCACAATGCCTTGCAACTCGCTGTGGAACAGAACGCCCGCTTTGTCATTACCTCTACCTCGGATGTCTACGGCAAGAACCCGACCGTTCCGTTCGCCGAGGACGGGGACTCGGTGCTTGGGCCGGCCACCGTTACGCGCTGGGCGTATGCCGCGTCGAAGATGTTTGATGAGCACCTGGTACTTGCCATTGCGGAGGACTCAGGGATTGATGCGACGGTGCTCAGGATCTTCGGATCCTATGGTCCACGCCAGAACCTCAGCTGGTGGGGCGGCCCGCAGTCTGTCTTTATCAACGCCATCCTCAAGGACGAAGTTATCCCGATCCACGGCGATGGACTGCAGACGCGCTCCTTCACCTTTGTGGAAGATACGGCGCGCGGTATTGTTGCGGCGGCTGAGTCGACCAGGGCAAATCGTGAGATCGTCAACATCGGCAACAACGCTGAGATCACGATCCTTGAGCTCGCGCAGCGCATTCATCGTTTGTGCGGAAAAGAGGGAGCACCGCGTATCGACCTGATTCCGTATGACGAGATCGCTGGCCGCAAGTATGAAGATGTCCGCCGCCGGGTGCCGGATATCCGTAAGGCAGAGCGCCTTCTCGGATTCCGTGCCGAGGTCCCTCTGGAAGTTGGCTTGATGCGGACGATCGCCTGGCAAAAGAAGCAGTTGGAAGCTCAGGAAAGTATGAAACTCGCTCTCGTCTAA
- a CDS encoding 3-keto-disaccharide hydrolase, which translates to MASLPSRKALSLRGRTSGLLSLSLLLLFSASAIAQAPAEAARRPQLGPDGKPLPGMPKFHEPDPYDINEHTGFKEIFDGKSFNGWDADATIWHVDDGVMVGETLETERKGNNYIVYRGATTRDFDLKLQIKVEKGGGGGIQYRSQTGIPWTRAQPAGQPPYDLRYMMTGPQADFWFPVRPQAFTYTGQWYSENTMQGIQAWRGQVTQSLPGKPNRLVAEIGDRQALGGYVKINDWNDYEVIARGGVMMHIINGHLMAIYIDDDPKSVNNQPGLIGFEIESQPCKISIKNIWLRKLD; encoded by the coding sequence ATGGCATCTTTGCCTTCCCGCAAGGCTTTGTCGCTTCGTGGCCGCACCTCGGGCCTGCTGTCGCTCTCTCTGCTTCTGCTGTTTTCCGCCTCGGCCATTGCCCAGGCTCCCGCTGAGGCTGCCCGCCGGCCTCAGCTTGGGCCCGATGGCAAGCCTCTCCCGGGTATGCCGAAGTTCCATGAGCCCGATCCCTATGACATCAATGAACACACCGGCTTTAAGGAGATCTTTGACGGCAAGTCGTTTAACGGCTGGGATGCCGACGCCACCATCTGGCATGTAGACGATGGCGTGATGGTGGGTGAGACGCTGGAGACGGAGCGCAAAGGAAACAACTATATCGTCTACCGCGGCGCCACGACCCGGGACTTCGACCTGAAGCTGCAGATCAAGGTGGAAAAGGGCGGCGGTGGCGGCATTCAGTATCGCAGCCAGACAGGTATTCCGTGGACGCGGGCCCAACCCGCCGGACAGCCGCCGTATGATCTGCGTTACATGATGACCGGTCCGCAGGCAGACTTCTGGTTTCCCGTGCGTCCGCAGGCTTTTACCTACACCGGCCAGTGGTATTCAGAGAACACGATGCAGGGCATCCAGGCATGGCGCGGGCAGGTGACGCAGAGTCTGCCCGGAAAGCCGAACCGCCTGGTGGCGGAGATCGGCGACCGGCAGGCGCTTGGCGGTTACGTCAAAATTAACGACTGGAACGACTATGAGGTCATTGCCCGCGGCGGCGTGATGATGCACATCATCAACGGCCACCTGATGGCCATCTACATTGACGATGATCCGAAGTCGGTGAACAATCAGCCGGGCCTGATCGGCTTTGAGATCGAAAGCCAGCCCTGCAAAATTTCGATCAAGAACATCTGGCTGCGCAAGCTGGACTAG
- a CDS encoding c-type cytochrome, whose protein sequence is MLFTMSRVTAQAPAAAPQTPPRAAWTVGSQGPLPEHAKFTREQAESGAALFVQNCAFCHGKDAMGGETGPDLTRSKLVTADKNGEGIGAVVRNGRLDKGMPRFSLSDADILNLVAFIHTQQDNALSQSGNRRGVEESDLHTGNAEAGKKYFETTGGCVKCHAATGDLAGIASKYSGLKLEMQMLYPRDVKPKATVKTKSGQTITGIVEYEDEFTLGVRDSVGIYRSWLRSSITAKVDRPLDAHVDAMSKYSDDDVHNVLAYIQTLK, encoded by the coding sequence ATGCTGTTTACCATGAGCCGCGTGACGGCCCAGGCTCCCGCGGCGGCCCCGCAAACACCGCCACGTGCTGCCTGGACTGTCGGTTCGCAAGGCCCCCTGCCAGAGCACGCCAAGTTCACCAGGGAGCAGGCGGAAAGCGGCGCTGCGCTGTTTGTACAGAACTGCGCCTTCTGCCATGGCAAGGATGCGATGGGCGGTGAGACCGGTCCGGACCTGACACGTTCCAAGCTGGTAACGGCAGACAAGAACGGCGAAGGTATCGGTGCGGTTGTCCGTAACGGCCGCCTGGACAAGGGCATGCCGCGCTTCAGCCTGTCGGATGCCGACATCCTGAATCTTGTCGCGTTTATCCATACCCAGCAGGACAATGCTCTTTCGCAGTCCGGTAATCGCCGTGGTGTGGAGGAGTCTGACCTGCACACCGGCAATGCCGAGGCCGGAAAGAAGTATTTTGAGACGACCGGCGGATGCGTGAAGTGCCATGCGGCTACAGGTGACCTGGCCGGTATCGCGTCCAAATACAGTGGCCTGAAGCTCGAGATGCAGATGCTCTATCCTCGCGACGTAAAGCCCAAGGCCACCGTGAAGACGAAGTCCGGCCAGACGATAACCGGCATTGTTGAGTACGAGGACGAGTTCACCCTCGGCGTGCGCGATTCCGTCGGGATTTACCGCTCCTGGCTGCGCAGTTCCATCACGGCCAAGGTTGACCGTCCGTTGGATGCCCACGTAGACGCCATGAGCAAGTACAGCGACGACGACGTGCATAACGTTCTCGCGTATATCCAAACCCTTAAATAA